Part of the Osmerus eperlanus unplaced genomic scaffold, fOsmEpe2.1 SCAFFOLD_219, whole genome shotgun sequence genome, ACTTTATCCATAAAACTCCCACCTCTCAACTATTCCCCATTcggtttttctttctctctttcactatctctctctctctctctctctctctctctctctttaaggcTCTATCTGGTGACGTAGGCTGAGATTTGGCTTTAAAAGCTTTTCCGCGCTCATTCGAGGATTGAGAGCTCTCAGGTGCTCAACACGGTCATGCGGCCGATGTGCGGATTTATTGGAGACTAATATGTTCGTAGGGAATTATAACTTATGTAGCCAGTTCGTGGAACATTTGTATACACAGAAAGTTTGTTTGCAAGGTATGGAATACTAGACTTTCAATGTTGATTCTTAGCCTAACGGCCAGCATTCAGCAAGACGTTTCATACGATCAGAATAATGATAATGATTAGAAAAAAGATTAAGTAACCTTACACAGGACATTATACATTTACTCCATCTGCAGTCGAAGATTGTGAATTAATCTGGAGCCTTCGCGTAACGGCAATGTACACTGTGGACCAGCGTGCGCTCTCACTTGAGGACTGCCTTGCACCATCGCTTTACCGTTAAAATGCTCAGAAAATGCCAATTTAGGCACTAGCCAAGAATCAAAATAATTCGACAATTTATGTTAGATAGCCTACTACATCTGTAGCCTGACAATCTCGATTGAAGAGATGCATAAAGCTCAATTGATGCCCAACGAACAATACAAACGCAGAGGAGTTTTCACTAAAAACAAGTtttgaagaaaaagagagaattcCGCATACCTGTGTTATCCAGAGCATGGATTAAGCTACCATCTGGATCTCTACTATTGAACCCATCTCGATGGGCTGTAATGCAGTCTATAAACTGTAAATGGGCAGTGAGAATGGAAGAAAGATATCTAGATAATTGCTGCGAGCTGTGCGCCCTATCCAATTTCACCCAAGCCCTCATAAGACTAATGTGAAACTAGCTTTAATGAATAAAACCCAGGATGTTTTCTGACCAGGCAGACCTGAACTACAGTTTCAACGTGAGCGAAGACCTGTTCACGTTCCTGGACCGAGATTCGAGCAACTCCACGGAGGCAAAGCTCTCCAGAGCTGGCTTCATagtcctctctgtgttcctgggtTTAATCATGACTTTCGGATTCCTCAACAACTTCGTTGTCCTCATGCTCTTCTGCCGATTCAAGACTCTGCGAACGCCTGTCAACATGCTCTTATTGAACATCAGTGTTAGCGACATGCTAGTGTGCTTGTTCGGCACCACGCTGAGCTTCGCGTCCAGCATCCACGGGAAGTGGTTCCTAGGCACCCACGGGTGCAACTGGTACGGCTTCATCAACTCCTGTTTCGGTGAGTCAGAGGACGCCAGACCGCCACTTGCGGCTGTTTGTCTTAATTTCGGCCTCTGTTCAAACAAGCCCTTTTAATTTAGTGGGTTGTTTCTCACGTGGGTTTAGCAATAGGCACATCTCTGTTTTTACTCATACATGCTGTTTAGGGCTGTAAAACAGCGTTCAGAGATCGTTATTTACGTTTTCAGTTAATAAAACACGGAGTTGGTGTATATTTTAAGAATCCGACACTAATAATGAAGCTTGTAAAGCTATAGAGAACCTCTGCCATTTATAACACTGCAACGTCCCTTTAATTAAGTCACCATGATGCTTGagactaaataaatacatgaataTTTAATGTACTGTAACTGTACAATAATTTCACTATTGTCTCTTCGGGCCTATTGGTGAATGTGCCATATCAGTAGTATAGTTGACATGCACAAAGACCAAGTGCATCAGTTCATGATGAAAAATATGTCTGAAGGTTTCAACTACAGCCAAAGGAAATGTGAAATTGTGTTAGAATATATATTTTTCGCATGAAACCCCACTCTGAAAGTGAACCTTTGGCTTATTCGGTTTGTATGCTGCAATTTGATGTCACACTTGATGCAAAGTCAAAGCCATCCACTCAGAGTCTATTGGATTGAAACATCACTCAGGCTTTGAAGTGCCGAAATATATGTTGCTGTAGGCAAGTAACAGAAGCTAACAAGCTAATGAAACCTCCAGCTCTATACCAGGACAGCTGCCTCTAGCTCCCCTGGGATCCAGTCTGTCTGTTTCACACAAGATATGGACTGTGATTGATCCTATAGAGCATCCCATCTGGGATGTGAGACATCTCTTCTCAGCCTCCTTAACGGTCATTGATACACTGTTTCATCGACATCATATCTGCAGATATGGATTATTGTTCACGGTAATCATACCAGCCAGTGTGTAAAACTCAGGAAGATGGCATGTGGTGTAattatgacagagagagagagacagagagagagagagagagagagacagagagagagagagcgacagagggagagacatagagacagagagacagagagagagagagagacagagagacagagagagagagagagagagagagagagagagagagagaaagagagagagacagagagagagaaaggggggggggaatgtgtgtgtgcgttcgtgtgcgtgtgtagggttGAAGATGACACCAGGGTCTGAATGGTGGGCGGACAGGCAGGTAGTGTGGAGGGTGGCGATGGAGGGAAGGTGGCAGAGACAATCTGTCCAGTTGCAAGAAACAGGATATCTTAAGGAGGAAAAcattgaggagagaagaggagttggtaggagaaagaaaggagatgaggggagaggaaacaaagggaggagagatgatcggagaggtgaggtgatgaTGGGAGGAAAGCAGAGGAGTCAAGGACAGGTGAGGGATGCGGTGTGGGGAGTTGACGAGGCGGGGAAGCAGGTCAAACCCatagctgtcacacacacatcaaa contains:
- the LOC134015952 gene encoding opsin-3-like; this translates as MFSDQADLNYSFNVSEDLFTFLDRDSSNSTEAKLSRAGFIVLSVFLGLIMTFGFLNNFVVLMLFCRFKTLRTPVNMLLLNISVSDMLVCLFGTTLSFASSIHGKWFLGTHGCNWYGFINSCFGLRDHFYISFSSVTPNV